The Bradyrhizobium ottawaense genome window below encodes:
- a CDS encoding REP-associated tyrosine transposase, which produces MTNYRRNFVPGGSFFFTVNLAERRLSLLTDHVEILRAAFRETRRRHPFTIDAVVVLPDHLHAVWSLPEGDSDFATRWRLVKSAFSRGVERGERISSSRAARGERGIWQRRYWEHAIRDEGDFVRHVDYVHINPVKHGLVPRVCDWAWSSFHRHVRLGNYPVDWAGDRSEDAHEYGERGEGR; this is translated from the coding sequence ATGACAAATTATCGTCGCAACTTCGTCCCGGGAGGCAGCTTCTTCTTTACCGTCAATCTGGCGGAGCGCAGGCTTTCCCTGCTGACGGACCATGTCGAGATCTTGCGCGCGGCCTTCCGCGAAACACGCCGACGTCATCCCTTCACGATCGACGCCGTCGTTGTGCTGCCCGATCATCTCCATGCGGTATGGTCGTTACCCGAAGGCGATTCCGATTTCGCAACACGCTGGCGACTGGTCAAGTCAGCATTTTCTCGCGGCGTCGAGCGCGGTGAACGAATATCATCGAGCCGCGCCGCAAGGGGCGAACGCGGAATCTGGCAGCGCCGCTATTGGGAGCATGCCATACGCGATGAAGGCGATTTCGTGCGCCATGTCGACTACGTCCACATCAATCCGGTCAAGCATGGGCTGGTCCCGCGCGTATGCGACTGGGCATGGTCCTCGTTTCATCGCCATGTGAGGCTTGGCAATTATCCGGTCGACTGGGCCGGCGATCGTTCGGAGGATGCACACGAATACGGTGAAAGAGGAGAGGGCAGATGA
- a CDS encoding IS5-like element ISBj2 family transposase (programmed frameshift), with product MRAGLFWLNDRQWARIEPHLPRGLTGPDRDDDRRIVSGIIHMLQSGARWRDCPREYGPYTTIYNRFNRWAKRGRWCAIFEALAKPGEDGVVLSLDSTSIKAHRCASGGKGGSTNQAIGRSRGGRTTKIHALSDPLCRPVVLHLTPGQDADIAAAPDVLALAPPMSVLLADKGYDGDKLRGAIIRRGAKPVIPNKSNRVVIHRFNKRAYKGRNVIERCFCRLKDFRRIATRYDKLARNFLAAVHLAALVAYWLN from the exons ATGCGCGCTGGTTTGTTTTGGCTGAACGACAGGCAATGGGCGCGTATCGAACCGCATCTGCCGAGGGGACTGACGGGGCCGGATCGGGACGACGACCGACGCATCGTCAGCGGCATCATTCACATGCTGCAATCGGGTGCACGATGGCGTGATTGTCCACGTGAATACGGCCCTTACACGACGATCTACAATCGCTTCAATCGCTGGGCCAAGCGAGGACGATGGTGCGCAATCTTCGAAGCGCTGGCCAAGCCTGGCGAAGACGGCGTCGTACTGTCGCTCGACTCGACCTCGATTAAAGCTCACCGGTGTGCCTCCGGCGGAAAAGGGGGGAGCACAA ATCAAGCAATCGGCCGCTCGCGCGGAGGCCGCACGACAAAAATCCATGCGCTGAGCGATCCGCTCTGCCGGCCGGTCGTCCTGCATCTGACTCCAGGCCAAGATGCCGATATCGCTGCGGCTCCCGATGTCCTGGCGCTCGCGCCACCCATGAGCGTGCTCCTCGCCGACAAAGGGTATGATGGCGACAAGCTTCGCGGCGCAATCATTCGTCGTGGCGCCAAGCCCGTAATCCCCAATAAATCTAACCGTGTCGTCATCCATCGCTTCAACAAACGCGCCTACAAAGGACGAAATGTCATCGAACGCTGCTTTTGCAGGCTCAAGGACTTCCGGCGCATCGCCACGCGATATGACAAGCTCGCCCGTAATTTTTTGGCCGCTGTTCATCTCGCCGCTCTCGTCGCATATTGGCTCAATTGA
- a CDS encoding toxin-activating lysine-acyltransferase gives MTKTGAAKRIEEPTPAAAGQASAGLGEASGSAPHANGAQAANESGASTAAAQAVPPPKTVSQVLGEITWLMTQSPRHKAIPLGDLEWLVMPAILLQQFRIFYKGEQPVGVAFWALADETVAKRIDAGDVRLTPTEWKSGANRKIIDVVAPFGGESEMRDQIEPGKW, from the coding sequence ATGACGAAGACCGGAGCCGCGAAGCGGATCGAAGAGCCAACGCCAGCGGCAGCAGGGCAGGCGAGCGCCGGCCTCGGCGAAGCGTCCGGCAGCGCTCCGCACGCGAACGGCGCCCAGGCCGCAAACGAATCCGGGGCTTCCACCGCCGCCGCGCAAGCGGTCCCGCCGCCCAAGACCGTGTCGCAGGTGCTCGGCGAGATCACCTGGCTGATGACGCAGTCGCCGCGCCACAAGGCGATCCCGCTCGGCGATCTCGAATGGCTGGTGATGCCGGCGATCCTGCTGCAGCAGTTCCGCATCTTCTACAAGGGCGAGCAGCCGGTTGGCGTCGCATTCTGGGCGCTGGCGGATGAGACCGTTGCGAAGCGGATCGATGCGGGGGATGTGCGGTTGACGCCGACGGAATGGAAGAGCGGGGCGAACAGGAAGATCATCGATGTGGTTGCTCCGTTTGGGGGCGAAAGCGAGATGCGCGATCAAATAGAGCCCGGTAAGTGGTAA
- a CDS encoding transglutaminase-like domain-containing protein yields MKIQVGFEMTYEFQQVTPLIAVVGMHFTRASDIIVPDYLITEPPVPISPYRDGFGNWCNRFVAPAGRMRLSANGTVRDSGLPDVIVPSATQCAVQDLPPDTIVYLLGSRYCETDRLSDIAWKLFENVAPGWSRVQAICDFVHNHIAFGYQHARATMTAWDVFNEGKGVCRDYAHLAIAFCRCLNIPARYCTGYLGDIGIPPPHAPGDFAGWFEAYLGGRWYTFDARNNTPRIGRVLIAQGRDAADVPIAQTFGPNTLVSFKVWTDELV; encoded by the coding sequence ATGAAAATACAGGTTGGCTTCGAGATGACCTACGAATTCCAGCAAGTCACACCATTGATTGCTGTCGTCGGTATGCATTTCACCCGGGCATCCGACATCATCGTGCCGGATTATCTCATCACCGAGCCTCCCGTGCCGATCTCGCCCTACCGCGACGGCTTTGGAAACTGGTGCAATCGATTTGTCGCGCCCGCCGGCCGCATGCGTCTTTCCGCCAACGGCACAGTGCGCGATAGCGGGCTGCCTGATGTCATTGTGCCTTCCGCCACGCAATGCGCGGTGCAGGATCTGCCACCTGATACCATCGTCTATCTGCTTGGCAGCCGCTACTGCGAAACCGATCGGCTTTCTGACATCGCATGGAAGCTGTTCGAGAACGTGGCGCCGGGTTGGTCACGGGTCCAGGCGATCTGCGATTTCGTGCACAATCACATCGCATTCGGCTACCAGCATGCGCGGGCCACCATGACGGCTTGGGACGTATTCAACGAGGGCAAGGGCGTCTGTCGCGACTATGCGCATCTTGCCATTGCATTCTGCCGTTGCTTGAACATTCCAGCGCGCTATTGCACCGGCTATCTCGGCGACATCGGCATCCCGCCGCCCCACGCCCCCGGAGACTTTGCAGGCTGGTTCGAAGCCTATCTTGGCGGTCGCTGGTACACATTCGATGCACGCAACAACACTCCGCGAATTGGGCGCGTCCTGATTGCACAAGGCCGCGATGCGGCGGATGTTCCGATTGCCCAGACTTTCGGACCCAACACGCTCGTCAGCTTCAAGGTGTGGACTGATGAACTTGTGTAG
- a CDS encoding DUF3606 domain-containing protein — protein MNRPKPTHFRNSLDLRDKVQVRILRRRLKLSDEQFTNVVRKSGSSISAITKEASSLK, from the coding sequence ATGAACAGACCAAAGCCGACCCATTTCCGCAATTCGCTGGATTTAAGAGATAAAGTGCAGGTCAGGATCCTGCGCAGGCGGCTCAAGCTATCGGATGAGCAATTTACCAACGTCGTTCGCAAGTCTGGCAGTTCAATCTCGGCCATCACCAAGGAGGCCTCTAGTTTGAAGTAG
- a CDS encoding NAD(P)/FAD-dependent oxidoreductase: MARIVVLGAGFAGLWAAIGAARKRDEIGAVSDIEICVIDRNPYHNIRVRNYEVDLREVAIPLPKLLDPVGVRHEIGEVEAIDPVWREISLVTSSGERTLAYDRLVLALGSEVMRPDIPGLAEHAFDVDTYVAALRLEDHLASLGRSAPAPGRSTVVVVGAGFTGIEVAAEMPDRLARAGIAGSRRIILVDPNPAVGATIGALARPIIETALAALDVETRLGVRVVSVEAAGIRLSSGEFIPAQTVIWCAGMRASPLAARFPDARDRLGRLLVDPFMRVADVGGVFAAGDVASSVVDGLHPTVMSCQFARPMGRFAGHNVVADLAGLPMLPLRIDWYVTVLDLGGWGALYTEGWDREVKATGQAAKATKNIINRKRIYPPLTGSKDELFAAAAPTVQAPPPTYGAPRR, from the coding sequence ATGGCGCGTATCGTCGTGCTCGGCGCCGGATTTGCAGGCCTGTGGGCGGCCATCGGTGCCGCGCGCAAGCGCGACGAGATCGGTGCTGTCAGCGACATCGAGATCTGCGTGATCGATCGCAATCCCTATCACAACATCCGGGTGCGCAATTACGAGGTCGATCTCCGCGAGGTCGCGATACCGTTGCCGAAGCTGCTCGATCCCGTCGGTGTCCGTCACGAGATCGGCGAGGTCGAAGCCATCGATCCGGTCTGGCGCGAGATTTCGCTGGTCACGAGCAGCGGCGAGCGGACGCTGGCCTATGACCGCCTGGTGCTGGCGCTCGGCAGCGAGGTGATGCGTCCCGACATACCAGGCCTCGCCGAGCACGCCTTCGATGTCGATACCTATGTTGCGGCGCTCCGCCTCGAGGACCATCTCGCCTCGCTCGGCCGCAGCGCGCCCGCGCCGGGGCGGTCGACCGTCGTGGTGGTCGGTGCCGGCTTTACCGGCATCGAGGTCGCAGCCGAGATGCCCGACAGGCTGGCGCGGGCAGGCATCGCCGGCAGCCGCCGCATCATCCTGGTCGATCCCAATCCCGCGGTCGGCGCCACCATCGGCGCGCTGGCGCGTCCCATCATCGAGACGGCGTTGGCCGCGCTCGACGTCGAGACGCGTCTCGGCGTGCGCGTCGTCTCGGTCGAGGCCGCCGGCATTCGCTTGAGCTCCGGCGAGTTCATTCCGGCGCAGACGGTGATCTGGTGTGCCGGGATGCGTGCGAGCCCTCTGGCGGCGCGCTTTCCGGACGCCCGCGACCGGCTCGGGCGCCTGCTGGTCGATCCCTTCATGCGGGTTGCCGATGTCGGTGGCGTGTTCGCGGCCGGCGACGTCGCCTCCAGCGTGGTCGACGGGCTGCATCCGACCGTGATGTCCTGCCAGTTCGCGCGTCCCATGGGTCGTTTCGCCGGCCACAACGTGGTCGCCGATCTCGCCGGCCTGCCGATGTTGCCGCTGCGGATCGACTGGTACGTGACCGTGCTCGATCTCGGCGGCTGGGGCGCGCTCTATACCGAGGGCTGGGATCGCGAGGTCAAGGCGACCGGTCAGGCTGCGAAGGCGACCAAGAACATCATCAACCGCAAGCGCATCTATCCGCCGCTGACCGGCAGCAAGGATGAGCTGTTCGCCGCCGCTGCGCCGACGGTGCAGGCACCGCCGCCGACTTACGGGGCTCCGCGTCGTTGA
- a CDS encoding helix-turn-helix transcriptional regulator yields MDAAKTSGIFVHQYTGLPHGPAFEHWRERAFGACGLDIGPSHGDSIDCRLQISVVDNIALAIPEGASAQYSRTQSHLADGSDDLVLIAAHAGLVRVGQNGHTVELAPAQMVLVDMSITGTVGHTDENRFTTIRMPRRALLDISPRAEDKLSQVLSDGAVAETIFRYHALAANHAPHLDAVGQRLTAQHMVDLVGLLLGTDAEHASLARGRGHAAARLDLMRADVMAALGRNDLCLSEVATRSGLSPRQAQRLFEQAGTTFTEFVLEQRLLQARKLLGDPRARTRKISDIAHSSGFSDLSYFNRAFRKRFGATPSELREA; encoded by the coding sequence ATGGATGCAGCGAAAACGTCCGGCATCTTCGTTCACCAATACACGGGACTGCCGCACGGCCCTGCGTTCGAACATTGGCGCGAGCGGGCTTTCGGGGCCTGCGGCCTCGATATCGGGCCGAGTCATGGCGACAGCATCGATTGCCGGCTCCAGATCAGCGTGGTCGACAACATCGCGCTCGCCATTCCGGAAGGCGCCTCCGCGCAATATTCCCGCACCCAGAGCCACCTTGCCGACGGCAGCGACGACCTCGTGCTGATCGCCGCACATGCCGGCCTCGTGCGTGTCGGGCAGAACGGCCACACCGTGGAGCTTGCGCCCGCGCAAATGGTGCTCGTCGACATGAGCATCACCGGCACCGTCGGTCACACCGATGAAAACCGCTTCACCACCATCCGCATGCCGCGCCGCGCGTTGCTCGACATCAGTCCGCGTGCCGAGGACAAGCTGTCGCAAGTGCTCAGCGACGGTGCCGTCGCAGAGACCATCTTCCGCTACCACGCGCTCGCTGCCAATCACGCGCCGCATCTCGACGCGGTGGGCCAGCGCCTGACCGCGCAGCATATGGTCGATCTCGTCGGCCTCCTGCTCGGCACCGATGCCGAGCATGCCAGCCTTGCGCGCGGCCGCGGCCATGCGGCGGCGCGCCTCGACCTCATGCGCGCCGATGTGATGGCCGCGCTCGGCCGCAACGATCTCTGCCTGTCCGAGGTCGCGACGCGCTCGGGCCTCAGCCCGCGCCAGGCGCAACGCCTGTTCGAGCAGGCCGGCACGACCTTCACCGAATTCGTGCTGGAGCAGCGCCTGCTGCAGGCACGCAAGCTGCTCGGCGATCCCCGCGCCAGGACGCGCAAGATCAGCGACATCGCACATTCCTCGGGCTTTTCCGATTTGTCCTATTTCAACCGTGCATTCCGCAAGCGCTTTGGCGCGACACCGTCGGAATTGCGCGAGGCGTGA
- a CDS encoding anti-sigma factor, with amino-acid sequence MAYSEDHIALAAEYALGTLEADERAQVETMMAVDPAFADIVQAWAYRLGALNQMVGSVEPRPIVWENIRSEIARTALAQQPPVLAEIVPPPIPPVEAAPPEAPLEQGPQPEPQPPEAEQPEPMRSGSDVIPDIAPVFMPQVHAPDPEVVRTPQVPIADDTNVIRLEGRVKRWRSIASAVGALAAALLVTLSLQIFLPDALPGALRPAPRIQTVEVKTPAAPLAAAAQYVALLQGQGGGPAFILTIDGATRNFTVRKVGATPEPGKSFELWLISDKLPRPRSLGVIGAGEFTARPLLASYDADVVNGATYAVTVEQAGGSPDGRPTSAPVFSGKLIETVPPSQPQAPAKK; translated from the coding sequence ATGGCCTACTCGGAGGACCATATCGCGCTCGCCGCGGAATATGCGCTCGGCACCCTCGAGGCCGATGAGCGCGCGCAGGTCGAGACCATGATGGCGGTGGACCCGGCGTTCGCCGACATCGTGCAGGCCTGGGCCTATCGGCTCGGCGCCCTCAACCAGATGGTCGGCTCGGTCGAGCCGCGTCCGATCGTGTGGGAGAACATCAGGTCCGAGATCGCGCGCACGGCGCTTGCGCAGCAGCCGCCTGTTCTGGCCGAAATCGTACCGCCGCCAATCCCGCCCGTCGAGGCCGCGCCGCCGGAAGCGCCGCTGGAGCAGGGACCGCAACCGGAGCCGCAGCCTCCCGAAGCAGAGCAGCCCGAGCCGATGCGCTCCGGATCCGATGTGATACCCGACATCGCGCCGGTGTTCATGCCGCAGGTCCATGCGCCCGATCCTGAGGTCGTCCGGACGCCGCAGGTGCCCATCGCCGACGACACCAACGTGATCCGTCTCGAGGGCCGCGTGAAGCGCTGGCGCTCGATCGCATCCGCGGTCGGTGCGCTCGCGGCTGCGCTGCTGGTGACGCTATCGCTTCAGATCTTCCTGCCCGACGCGCTGCCGGGGGCTTTACGTCCGGCGCCGCGCATCCAGACGGTGGAAGTGAAGACACCGGCCGCACCGCTCGCCGCCGCGGCGCAATATGTCGCGCTGCTGCAGGGCCAGGGCGGTGGCCCCGCCTTCATCCTCACCATCGACGGCGCGACGCGGAATTTCACGGTGCGCAAGGTCGGCGCGACGCCGGAGCCCGGCAAGAGCTTCGAGCTCTGGCTGATCTCCGACAAGCTGCCGCGCCCGCGCTCGCTCGGCGTGATCGGCGCGGGCGAATTCACCGCGCGTCCGCTGCTCGCCTCCTATGATGCCGACGTCGTCAACGGCGCGACCTACGCGGTCACCGTCGAGCAGGCCGGCGGCTCGCCCGACGGCCGGCCGACCTCGGCCCCGGTGTTTTCCGGCAAGCTGATCGAGACCGTGCCGCCGTCCCAGCCGCAGGCGCCCGCGAAGAAATAG
- a CDS encoding sigma-70 family RNA polymerase sigma factor, with amino-acid sequence MLTPAELVGLIEAVAKGDQAAFERLYAATRAKLYGVVLRILRRQDLAEEVIQETYVKIWNGAGGFNPALSSPITWMASIARNRAIDIVRKKSEVSIEEEPQAMEVAADSPDPLARREMTEELKRLLECVGRLEPDRQRLVLLAYYNGWSREQLAEKFAAPVNTVKTWLRRSMLDIRECLGL; translated from the coding sequence ATGCTGACGCCAGCAGAGCTGGTCGGGTTGATCGAGGCGGTGGCGAAGGGCGATCAGGCTGCGTTCGAGCGCCTCTACGCCGCCACGCGCGCGAAACTCTATGGCGTCGTGCTCCGTATCTTGCGCCGACAGGATCTCGCAGAGGAGGTCATTCAGGAGACCTACGTCAAGATCTGGAACGGTGCCGGCGGGTTCAATCCGGCGCTGTCGTCGCCGATCACGTGGATGGCCTCGATTGCGCGCAACCGTGCGATCGACATCGTGCGCAAGAAGTCTGAGGTCTCGATCGAGGAAGAGCCTCAGGCGATGGAGGTCGCGGCCGACAGCCCCGATCCGCTGGCGCGCCGGGAGATGACCGAAGAGTTGAAGCGGCTGCTGGAATGCGTCGGCCGGCTCGAGCCGGACCGTCAGCGGCTCGTGCTTCTCGCCTATTACAACGGCTGGAGCCGCGAGCAATTGGCGGAGAAATTCGCCGCTCCCGTCAACACGGTGAAGACGTGGCTCCGGCGCAGCATGTTGGATATCCGGGAGTGCCTCGGACTATGA
- the fliJ gene encoding flagellar export protein FliJ: protein MKSRDTLIRLKKFQVDEKRRRVTQIETMIADFQRMSTDLEREITTEQERAGINDPSHFAYPTYAKAAIQRRENLTRSADELKGQLDEAKAALAEAFEELKKVELLDERDQARERAEENAREQADLDSIGLMRARIGAVA from the coding sequence ATGAAGTCACGAGATACCCTCATCCGCCTGAAGAAGTTTCAGGTCGATGAGAAGCGCCGCCGGGTCACCCAGATCGAGACCATGATCGCCGACTTCCAGCGGATGTCGACCGATCTCGAGCGCGAGATCACGACCGAGCAGGAGCGAGCCGGGATCAACGATCCCTCGCACTTCGCCTATCCGACCTATGCCAAGGCCGCCATTCAGCGCCGCGAGAACCTGACCCGCTCGGCGGACGAGCTCAAGGGCCAGCTCGACGAAGCCAAGGCCGCGCTGGCCGAGGCCTTCGAGGAGCTCAAGAAGGTCGAGCTCCTGGACGAGCGCGACCAGGCCCGCGAGCGCGCCGAGGAAAATGCCCGCGAGCAGGCCGATCTCGACAGCATCGGCCTGATGCGCGCCCGCATCGGCGCCGTCGCCTGA
- the fliI gene encoding flagellar protein export ATPase FliI yields MKALAEQIGDIDGINIYGRVVGVRGLMVEVAGPIHAMSVGARLVIETGANRSIPCEVIGFSGNNAVVMPFAGLDGVRRGCKAVIANAANLVRPSSAWLGRVVNALGEPIDGKGPLPQGASPMPFRNAPPPAHSRKRVGAPLDLGVRAMNTFLTCCRGQRMGIFAGSGVGKSVLLSMLARNVDAAVSVIGLIGERGREVQEFLQDDLGEEGLARSVVVVATSDEPALMRRQAAYLTLAVAEYFRDEDQDVLCLMDSVTRFAMAQREIGLSAGEPPTAKGYTPTVFTELPKLLERAGPGLGEGAITAIFTVLVDGDDHNEPIADAVRGILDGHIVMQRSIAERGRYPAINILKSVSRTMPKSADPQFWPTIQKARAVMATYADMEELIRLGAYRAGSSPEVDEAIRLHEPLEAFLRQRKDENASLADGYRQLAQILGNLETER; encoded by the coding sequence ATGAAGGCGCTTGCCGAACAGATCGGCGACATCGACGGCATCAATATCTATGGCCGCGTCGTCGGTGTCCGCGGCCTGATGGTCGAGGTGGCCGGCCCGATTCATGCGATGTCGGTCGGCGCGCGGCTGGTGATCGAGACCGGCGCCAACCGTTCGATTCCCTGCGAGGTGATCGGCTTCTCCGGCAACAATGCTGTCGTGATGCCGTTCGCCGGCCTCGACGGCGTGCGTCGCGGCTGCAAGGCCGTCATCGCCAATGCCGCCAATCTGGTGCGGCCGTCGTCGGCCTGGCTCGGCCGCGTCGTCAACGCGCTGGGCGAGCCGATCGACGGCAAGGGACCGCTGCCGCAGGGCGCCTCGCCGATGCCGTTCCGCAATGCGCCGCCCCCGGCGCATTCGCGCAAGCGTGTCGGCGCCCCGCTCGATCTCGGCGTGCGCGCGATGAACACCTTCCTCACCTGCTGCCGCGGCCAGCGCATGGGCATCTTCGCAGGGTCCGGCGTCGGCAAATCGGTGCTGCTGTCGATGCTCGCGCGCAACGTCGATGCCGCGGTCAGCGTCATCGGGCTGATCGGCGAACGCGGCCGCGAGGTTCAGGAATTCCTCCAGGACGACCTCGGCGAGGAGGGCCTCGCGCGTTCGGTCGTGGTGGTCGCAACCTCCGACGAGCCGGCGCTGATGCGCCGCCAGGCGGCGTATCTCACGCTCGCGGTCGCCGAATATTTCCGCGACGAGGATCAGGACGTGCTCTGCCTGATGGACTCGGTGACGCGCTTTGCCATGGCCCAGCGCGAGATCGGCCTGTCCGCCGGCGAGCCGCCGACGGCCAAGGGCTACACGCCGACCGTCTTCACCGAGCTGCCGAAGCTGCTGGAGCGCGCCGGACCGGGCCTGGGGGAGGGCGCCATCACCGCGATCTTCACGGTGCTGGTCGACGGCGACGACCATAATGAGCCGATTGCGGATGCCGTCCGCGGCATCCTCGACGGCCACATCGTGATGCAGCGCTCGATCGCCGAGCGCGGCCGCTACCCCGCCATCAACATCCTCAAATCCGTCTCCCGCACCATGCCGAAATCGGCCGACCCGCAGTTCTGGCCGACCATCCAGAAGGCGCGGGCGGTGATGGCGACCTATGCCGACATGGAGGAATTGATCCGGCTCGGCGCCTACCGGGCCGGCTCCAGCCCCGAGGTCGACGAGGCGATCCGCCTGCACGAACCGCTCGAGGCGTTCCTGCGCCAGCGCAAGGACGAAAATGCGTCTCTGGCGGACGGGTATCGCCAATTGGCGCAAATCCTCGGTAATTTGGAAACGGAACGCTAA
- the ctrA gene encoding response regulator transcription factor CtrA, producing MRVLLIEDDSAVAQSIELMLKSESFNVYTTDLGEEGVDLGKLYDYDIILLDLNLPDMSGYDVLKQLRVSKIKTPILILSGLAGIEDKVKGLGVGADDYMTKPFHKDELVARIHAIVRRSKGHAQSVIQTGDLVVNLDTKTVEVGGQRVHLTGKEYQMLELLSLRKGTTLTKEMFLNHLYGGMDEPELKIIDVFICKLRKKLANASEGRNFIETVWGRGYVLREPHEHEERIPA from the coding sequence ATGCGCGTTTTGCTGATTGAAGATGACAGCGCCGTCGCGCAGTCGATCGAGCTGATGCTGAAGTCTGAGAGCTTCAACGTCTACACGACCGATTTGGGGGAAGAAGGCGTCGATCTCGGTAAATTATACGATTACGACATTATCCTTCTCGACCTCAACCTGCCCGACATGTCCGGCTACGACGTGCTCAAGCAGCTTCGGGTCTCCAAGATCAAGACACCCATCCTGATCCTCTCCGGCCTCGCCGGCATCGAGGACAAGGTCAAGGGTCTCGGCGTCGGCGCCGACGACTACATGACCAAGCCCTTCCACAAGGACGAGCTGGTGGCCCGCATCCACGCGATCGTGCGCCGCTCCAAGGGTCACGCCCAGTCGGTCATCCAGACCGGCGACCTCGTCGTCAACCTCGACACCAAGACGGTGGAAGTCGGCGGCCAGCGCGTGCATCTGACCGGCAAGGAATACCAGATGCTGGAGCTGCTCTCGCTCCGCAAGGGCACGACCCTGACCAAGGAAATGTTCCTCAACCATCTCTATGGCGGCATGGACGAGCCCGAGCTGAAGATCATCGACGTCTTCATCTGCAAGCTCCGCAAGAAGCTGGCCAACGCTTCCGAGGGACGCAACTTCATCGAGACCGTGTGGGGCCGCGGCTACGTGCTGCGCGAGCCGCACGAGCACGAAGAGCGCATTCCCGCCTGA
- a CDS encoding DUF350 domain-containing protein gives MILQSLAGLPAFLVYFCTGLIAIVAYLFVYTRITAHNEFQLIRDNEPAAAIALGLSLLGFVAPLVSAIAHSANVLDCLIWATIALVVQIIVFFLVRVPVPKLSERIAAGELAPAIWLGLSSLAAGLLNAASMIY, from the coding sequence ATGATCCTGCAATCACTGGCCGGCCTGCCCGCCTTCCTGGTCTATTTCTGCACCGGGCTGATCGCGATCGTGGCGTATCTGTTCGTCTATACCCGCATCACCGCGCATAACGAGTTCCAGCTGATCCGCGACAACGAGCCCGCCGCGGCGATCGCGCTCGGCCTCAGCCTGCTCGGCTTCGTGGCGCCGCTGGTCAGCGCCATCGCGCATTCGGCCAATGTGCTGGACTGCCTGATCTGGGCGACGATCGCGCTGGTCGTGCAGATCATCGTGTTCTTTCTCGTGAGAGTGCCGGTGCCGAAGCTGTCGGAGCGGATCGCCGCCGGCGAGCTTGCGCCCGCGATCTGGCTCGGGCTGTCCTCGCTCGCCGCGGGCCTGCTCAACGCCGCCAGCATGATCTATTGA